A single genomic interval of Natator depressus isolate rNatDep1 chromosome 14, rNatDep2.hap1, whole genome shotgun sequence harbors:
- the LOC141998341 gene encoding olfactory receptor 12D1-like yields the protein MENETEVSAFIFLGLTNVRGLQCYLFALFLLLYMASVLGNGAVVAVVLAEPRLHTPMYFFLGNLSSLNIFYSTVTVPKMLAGFLSGHQTISFTSCLAQLHFFHFLGSSEAMLLAVMAYDRYVAICNPLRYTLVMSPQVCLLLAAATWATGFLYALMHTVMTSQLHFCGPNRIHHFFCDIKPLLSLACSSTRLNLSLLNIVTGIIGMSLFIITLLSYLYIISFLFLKVLSRESRRKAFSTCTSHLTVIALYYGTVMFAYMGPSSGSSKGEEMIITLVYSVMTPALNPFIYTLRNSEVKYATRKFVTRKLFPERN from the coding sequence ATGGAGAACGAGACAGAGGTGAGCGCGTTCATTTTCCTGGGCCTTACCAATGTGAGGGGTCTGCAGTGCTATCTCTTTGCCCTCTTCCTGCTGCTCTACATGGCCAGCGTGCTGGGGAATGGAGCCGTTGTGGCTGTGGTACTGGCCGAGCCCCggcttcacacccccatgtacttcttcctgggaaATCTCTCCAGCCTAAACATCTTCTACTCCACAGTCACTGTGCCCAAGATGTTGGCCGGCTTCCTTTCGGGGCACCAGACCATCTCCTTTACCAGCTGCCTGGCACAGCTCCATTTCTTCCATTTCCTGGGCAGCAGTGAGGCCATGCTGCTGGCTGTCATGGCCTACGACCGCTACGTGGCCATCTGCAACCCACTGCGCTATACACTGGTCATGAGCCCACAGGTctgcctgctgctggcagcagccacCTGGGCCACTGGCTTCCTGTATGCCCTGATGCACACGGTCATGACCTCTCAGCTGCACTTCTGTGGTCCCAACCGTATCCACCACTTCTTCTGCGACATCAAGCCCCTGCTGAGCCTGGCCTGCAGCAGCACCCGCCTCAACCTGAGCCTCCTCAACATAGTCACTGGGATTATCGGTATGAGTTTGTTCATCATCACGCTCCTCTCCTACCTCTACAtcatctccttcctcttcctgaaGGTCCTGTCACGGGAAAGCAGGAGAAAGGCCTTCTCCACTTGCACCTCCCACCTCACCGTGATAGCACTGTACTATGGGACAGTGATGTTCGCCTACATGGGTCCTTCTTCAGGAAGCTCCAAGGGAGAAGAGATGATCATCACCCTAGTGTACAGTGTCATGACCCCAGCTCTGAATCCCTTCATCTACACCCTGAGGAACAGTGAGGTGAAATATGCCACCAGGAAATTTGTCACTAGAAAACTCTTCCCTGAAAGGAACTGA